A region from the Notolabrus celidotus isolate fNotCel1 unplaced genomic scaffold, fNotCel1.pri scaffold_157_arrow_ctg1, whole genome shotgun sequence genome encodes:
- the rln3a gene encoding relaxin-3a isoform X1, translating into MKGTMWKAAVFAVCVLVAGVQPMDDPSYGVKLCGREFIRAVIFTCGGSRWRRSLRSAADPSEDPFSSHGDDSSESLSHNLMVEGLLQGTRDLSITPRDDRDGVFRRPVRSFITEEILEALRKADRKGRDVVVGLSNACCKWGCSKSEISSLC; encoded by the exons GCACCATGTGGAAAGCTGccgtgtttgctgtgtgtgtgctggtggcCGGAGTTCAGCCCATGGACGACCCGTCGTATGGGGTGAAGCTGTGCGGCCGTGAGTTCATCCGGGCGGTGATCTTTACCTGTGGAGGCTCACGATGGAGACGGTCTCTGAGGAGTGCAG CAGATCCTTCAGAGGACCCGTTCAGCTCCCATGGGGACGACTCCTCAGAGAGCCTGAGTCATAACCTCATGGTAGAGGGTCTTCTCCAGGGGACCAGAGACCTGAGCATTACACCCAGAGACGACCGGGACGGAGTGTTTCGGAGACCGGTCCGCTCCTTCATTACAGAGGAGATCCTGGAGGCCCTCCGCAAGGCTGACCGCAAGGGCAGAGACGTGGTGGTGGGTCTATCCAATGCCTGCTGCAAGTGGGGCTGCAGTAAGAGCGAGATCAGCTCCCTGTGCTGA
- the rln3a gene encoding relaxin-3a isoform X2 produces MKGTMWKAAVFAVCVLVAGVQPMDDPSYGVKLCGREFIRAVIFTCGGSRWRRSLRSADPSEDPFSSHGDDSSESLSHNLMVEGLLQGTRDLSITPRDDRDGVFRRPVRSFITEEILEALRKADRKGRDVVVGLSNACCKWGCSKSEISSLC; encoded by the exons GCACCATGTGGAAAGCTGccgtgtttgctgtgtgtgtgctggtggcCGGAGTTCAGCCCATGGACGACCCGTCGTATGGGGTGAAGCTGTGCGGCCGTGAGTTCATCCGGGCGGTGATCTTTACCTGTGGAGGCTCACGATGGAGACGGTCTCTGAGGAGTGCAG ATCCTTCAGAGGACCCGTTCAGCTCCCATGGGGACGACTCCTCAGAGAGCCTGAGTCATAACCTCATGGTAGAGGGTCTTCTCCAGGGGACCAGAGACCTGAGCATTACACCCAGAGACGACCGGGACGGAGTGTTTCGGAGACCGGTCCGCTCCTTCATTACAGAGGAGATCCTGGAGGCCCTCCGCAAGGCTGACCGCAAGGGCAGAGACGTGGTGGTGGGTCTATCCAATGCCTGCTGCAAGTGGGGCTGCAGTAAGAGCGAGATCAGCTCCCTGTGCTGA